In Verrucomicrobiia bacterium, the following are encoded in one genomic region:
- the guaA gene encoding glutamine-hydrolyzing GMP synthase encodes MNEQIVILDFGSQYTQVIARRIRECNVYSVILPYNTPAAEIAKLNPSGLILSGGPSSVYAPKAPLPDKEIFKLGIPVLGICFGVQLFGHYLGGKVERSDKREYGKGTLTIKDKSCALFKKLPKLLQVWNSHGDKLTKLPAGFKPVATTENSDYAAIEDRSRNFYGLQFHPEVVHTPRGKEIIGNFVHGICKCGKNWTMRSYVDQAVEEIRAQVGKEHVILGLSGGVDSSVAAALIHKAIGDQLTCIFVNNGVLRAKEAKVVQDVFGKSFKIKLQYEDASEIFMKRLKGVTDPEKKRKIIGKTFIEVFNAATKRAGKAKFLAQGTLYPDVIESVPIDGNPAAMIKSHHNVGGLPKNMKFKLVEPLKYLFKDEVRQLGLELGVPKEIVFRQPFPGPGLAVRILGEVTESRCEILRNADAIVVEEMKKSDWYYKIWQSFAVLLPVRSVGVMGDERTYDYTIAIRAVESQDGMTADWVKLPYDLLEKLASRIINEVKGVNRCVFDITSKPPGTIEWE; translated from the coding sequence ATGAACGAGCAGATAGTCATCCTTGATTTCGGGTCGCAATACACACAAGTCATTGCCCGTCGCATCCGCGAGTGCAATGTGTATTCCGTCATCCTGCCGTACAACACTCCGGCGGCAGAGATCGCCAAGCTGAATCCCTCCGGCCTTATTCTGTCCGGCGGTCCCTCCAGCGTGTATGCCCCCAAGGCACCGCTGCCGGACAAGGAGATCTTCAAGCTCGGCATCCCCGTGCTCGGCATCTGCTTCGGCGTGCAGCTCTTCGGCCATTACCTCGGCGGCAAGGTCGAGCGCAGTGACAAACGCGAATACGGCAAAGGCACCCTGACCATCAAGGACAAGTCCTGCGCCCTCTTCAAGAAGCTGCCCAAGTTGCTCCAAGTGTGGAACTCCCATGGCGACAAGCTCACGAAGTTGCCCGCTGGCTTCAAGCCCGTCGCCACCACAGAGAACTCTGACTACGCCGCCATCGAAGATCGCAGCCGCAATTTCTACGGATTGCAATTCCACCCTGAGGTCGTTCACACACCTCGCGGCAAGGAGATCATCGGCAACTTCGTCCACGGCATCTGCAAGTGCGGCAAGAACTGGACGATGCGCAGCTACGTCGATCAGGCCGTGGAAGAGATTCGCGCACAAGTCGGCAAAGAACATGTCATCCTCGGTCTGTCCGGTGGTGTTGATTCCAGCGTCGCTGCTGCTCTGATCCACAAAGCCATTGGCGACCAGCTCACCTGCATCTTCGTGAATAACGGCGTGCTCCGTGCCAAGGAAGCCAAGGTGGTGCAAGACGTCTTCGGCAAGAGCTTCAAGATCAAGCTGCAATACGAAGACGCTTCTGAGATTTTCATGAAGCGCCTCAAGGGCGTCACTGATCCGGAGAAGAAGCGCAAGATCATCGGCAAGACCTTCATCGAAGTATTCAACGCGGCCACCAAGCGCGCTGGCAAGGCCAAGTTCCTCGCCCAAGGCACGCTGTATCCTGATGTGATCGAGTCCGTCCCCATCGACGGCAACCCGGCCGCGATGATCAAGAGCCATCACAATGTCGGTGGTCTGCCGAAGAACATGAAGTTCAAGCTGGTCGAGCCGCTGAAGTATCTGTTCAAGGATGAAGTCCGCCAGCTCGGCCTCGAACTCGGTGTGCCGAAAGAGATCGTCTTCCGCCAGCCCTTCCCCGGCCCCGGCCTCGCTGTGCGTATCCTCGGTGAAGTCACCGAGAGCCGATGCGAAATCCTCCGCAATGCCGACGCCATCGTCGTTGAAGAGATGAAGAAGAGCGACTGGTATTACAAGATTTGGCAGAGCTTCGCCGTACTGCTCCCCGTGCGCTCCGTCGGCGTCATGGGTGATGAACGCACCTATGATTACACCATCGCCATCCGCGCCGTGGAATCCCAGGACGGCATGACCGCCGACTGGGTGAAGCTCCCGTATGACCTGCTGGAGAAACTTGCCAGCCGCATCATCAACGAGGTAAAAGGCGTGAACCGCTGCGTCTTCGACATCACCAGCAAGCCGCCGGGAACGATCGAGTGGGAATAA
- a CDS encoding NAD(P)/FAD-dependent oxidoreductase yields the protein MSNNAEQFDAIIIGGGPAGSSSAAILAEYGHKVLVLEREKFPRYHIGESLIPFTFQPLERLGLIPTMKNSHFVKKYSVTFVQPEGKRSLPFYFHTRYDKETIAQTWQVLRSEFDELLLNNARAKGAVVREETSVKQLLMDGERVIGVEATTKDGKTYQVHAPITLDCTGKEAFTSNRRGWRMNDPYLNKIAVWTYYKGSQRGEGMDEGATTVAYVPDKGWFWHIPQHNDMVSIGIVAEGKYLTRDGVRDPKSIFDREINENQWVKNHLAVGQQVGDYFVTSEYSRHSKYCAAPGLLLVGDAFAFLDPVFSSGVMLALKSGVMSGEIVHKCIVDKDFSPERFTEYGTTMRIGVENMRKLVYAFYDPKFSFREVIKKYPEAAGQITDCLSGDVNKDFTELWNHIREFIPLPDDLPYGEPLKAAEPVSA from the coding sequence ATGTCAAACAACGCTGAACAATTTGATGCCATCATCATCGGTGGCGGTCCTGCCGGTTCCAGTTCTGCTGCCATCCTTGCGGAATACGGCCACAAAGTCCTCGTGCTCGAGCGCGAGAAATTCCCCCGCTATCACATCGGCGAATCGCTCATCCCTTTCACCTTCCAGCCGCTGGAACGTCTCGGGCTCATCCCGACCATGAAGAACTCGCACTTCGTGAAGAAGTACAGCGTCACCTTCGTGCAACCGGAAGGCAAACGCTCCCTGCCCTTCTATTTCCACACGCGTTACGATAAAGAGACTATCGCCCAGACTTGGCAGGTGCTGCGCTCCGAGTTCGATGAATTGCTGCTCAACAACGCACGCGCGAAAGGCGCCGTGGTCCGCGAAGAAACTTCGGTAAAGCAATTGCTCATGGATGGCGAACGCGTCATCGGCGTGGAGGCCACCACGAAGGATGGCAAGACCTACCAAGTCCACGCTCCCATCACTTTAGATTGCACAGGCAAGGAAGCCTTCACCTCGAACCGTCGCGGGTGGCGCATGAACGATCCTTACCTGAACAAGATTGCTGTGTGGACCTATTACAAAGGTTCACAGCGTGGCGAAGGCATGGATGAGGGCGCTACGACCGTTGCCTATGTGCCGGACAAGGGCTGGTTCTGGCACATTCCTCAACACAATGACATGGTCAGCATCGGCATCGTGGCGGAAGGCAAGTATCTCACGCGCGATGGCGTGCGCGACCCCAAGAGTATCTTCGATCGCGAGATCAATGAGAATCAATGGGTGAAGAACCACCTCGCCGTCGGCCAGCAAGTGGGCGATTATTTCGTCACCAGCGAATACTCCCGCCACTCGAAATATTGCGCTGCTCCTGGCCTTCTGCTTGTCGGTGATGCTTTCGCCTTCCTCGATCCCGTATTCAGCAGTGGCGTCATGCTTGCCTTGAAGAGTGGCGTGATGTCCGGCGAGATCGTGCACAAATGCATCGTGGATAAAGATTTCTCCCCGGAACGCTTCACCGAATACGGCACCACCATGCGCATCGGCGTGGAGAACATGCGCAAGCTCGTTTACGCCTTCTATGATCCGAAGTTCAGTTTCCGCGAAGTCATCAAGAAATATCCCGAGGCCGCCGGCCAGATCACTGACTGCCTTTCCGGCGATGTGAATAAAGACTTCACCGAACTCTGGAATCACATCCGTGAGTTCATCCCGCTGCCCGATGATTTGCCCTATGGCGAGCCGTTGAAAGCTGCCGAACCGGTCAGCGCCTGA
- a CDS encoding LysR substrate-binding domain-containing protein, whose protein sequence is MDLRHLRYFQAVAEELNYSRAARRLRVAQPALSRAVKEIEAELGALLFERTRHYVKLTPAGIVLLREAGLLLERWEDSLRRVRRTAAGEEGELRLGYIGPPTQPFLGRLLAEYRKRYPLVSIHLEERTPERVWEMVAKGRLSVALTRPVMAHESLGLRTVLLRKERMGVVVRTDHPLAKKKSLPWSALAQLPLIVLARREGMSLHDAVLAGCRQAGITPRFAQTPSLIGTVLSYAEAGAGVAVVPDSVLTSESSLTFIPLTPVHHVELVLVWQVDDDPPPAQRFRELLIEWEKKEKLWAE, encoded by the coding sequence ATGGACCTGCGGCATCTGCGATATTTTCAGGCAGTGGCGGAGGAGTTGAATTACTCCCGGGCGGCGCGTCGTCTGCGGGTGGCGCAACCAGCGCTCAGCCGGGCGGTGAAGGAGATCGAGGCGGAGCTGGGGGCACTGCTGTTTGAGCGGACGCGGCATTATGTGAAGCTCACACCGGCGGGGATCGTTTTATTGCGCGAGGCGGGTTTGTTGCTGGAGCGGTGGGAGGATTCATTGCGTCGCGTGAGGCGCACGGCGGCGGGTGAGGAAGGGGAATTGCGGCTAGGCTACATTGGGCCACCGACGCAGCCATTCTTGGGGAGATTGCTGGCGGAATATCGGAAGCGGTATCCGCTGGTATCAATTCATTTGGAAGAGCGGACGCCAGAGCGGGTTTGGGAGATGGTGGCGAAAGGGCGGCTCTCCGTGGCGCTGACGCGTCCGGTGATGGCGCATGAATCGCTAGGGCTGAGGACAGTATTGCTGCGGAAGGAGCGGATGGGTGTGGTAGTGAGGACGGATCATCCGCTGGCGAAGAAGAAGAGTTTGCCATGGAGTGCGTTGGCACAGTTGCCTTTGATCGTGTTGGCGCGTCGAGAGGGCATGAGTCTGCATGATGCGGTGCTGGCGGGATGTCGGCAGGCTGGGATCACACCGAGGTTTGCGCAGACTCCGAGTTTGATTGGGACAGTGTTGAGTTATGCAGAGGCGGGAGCGGGGGTAGCCGTTGTGCCGGATTCGGTGCTGACATCGGAATCTTCGCTGACGTTCATACCGCTGACGCCGGTGCATCATGTGGAATTAGTCTTAGTGTGGCAGGTGGATGATGATCCGCCGCCAGCGCAGAGGTTTAGGGAGCTTCTCATTGAATGGGAAAAAAAGGAAAAGCTGTGGGCGGAATAA
- the recG gene encoding ATP-dependent DNA helicase RecG, translating to MPDAPVLNLKSLVKDLWGVGRERAAQLHRLEIFSVEDLLFHRPRRYEDRRHFLSIFDLTLDSAATVRGQIVAMGLNTFAKGRKSVFEIVVDDGSARLHCRWWNLPYMENYFRTGDDVMIYGKPNSLKPRTMDHPETEVIEPGEEVSIHLNRIVPIYPLTEGLPQRWLRSLVWRTMEQYESLLKEPYPEAVSAGYPEFSNALHMLHFPEEREDTDIARKRLALNELIALQQEIQSRRRRLELSATAMPCSGDNRFIKPFLAKLGFKLTDGQTKVLREIRHDLGGEHPMRRLLQGDVGAGKTAVAACAALMTLESGYTVLLMAPTEILAEQHYRNFKRWFEPLDIPVEFQSGSRKTYFSHDRPCLVIGTHALVQEAFRLKMVGLVVIDEQHKFGVSQRESLVRKGEYPHLLVMTATPIPRTLGLTLYGDLDVSVIDKLPGNRGRIRTYVRTPDKLKQVLAFIMEKLGEGRQAYIVYPRVEEDDTDKDVKAVKGEFNKLALSLAPFKTGLLHGRVSSEEKDRVMTAFRDNKLQCLVATSVIEVGVDVPNATVMVIENAEQFGLAQLHQLRGRIGRGEHDSHCILLARLKTDEARQRMKVMEETTDGFRIAEADLELRGPGDLLGRAQSGLPPFKFANLVQDLPLVEEARRLATQRLNSK from the coding sequence ATGCCGGACGCGCCAGTGCTCAATCTGAAATCCTTGGTCAAAGACCTCTGGGGGGTCGGCCGGGAGCGTGCGGCCCAATTGCACCGGCTGGAGATATTCAGCGTCGAGGACCTGCTCTTCCACCGACCGCGCCGTTACGAAGACCGCCGCCACTTCCTCTCCATCTTCGATCTCACGCTCGATAGTGCCGCCACCGTTCGCGGCCAGATCGTCGCCATGGGCTTGAATACCTTTGCGAAAGGCCGCAAATCCGTTTTCGAAATCGTCGTGGATGACGGCTCCGCCCGCCTGCATTGCCGCTGGTGGAATCTCCCTTACATGGAGAATTACTTCCGCACCGGCGATGACGTGATGATCTACGGCAAGCCGAACTCGCTCAAGCCCCGCACCATGGATCATCCCGAGACAGAAGTGATCGAGCCTGGCGAAGAAGTTTCCATTCATCTGAACCGCATCGTCCCCATCTACCCGCTCACCGAAGGCCTGCCGCAACGCTGGCTGCGCTCCCTCGTCTGGCGTACGATGGAGCAGTACGAATCGCTCCTCAAGGAACCCTATCCTGAGGCCGTCTCTGCTGGTTACCCCGAGTTCAGCAACGCCCTGCACATGCTTCATTTCCCTGAAGAACGTGAGGATACTGACATCGCGCGCAAACGGCTCGCACTGAACGAACTCATCGCGCTGCAGCAAGAGATACAGAGTCGCCGTCGCCGTTTGGAACTGAGCGCCACCGCCATGCCCTGCTCCGGCGATAACCGTTTCATCAAACCGTTCCTCGCCAAGCTCGGCTTCAAGCTCACCGACGGCCAGACGAAAGTCCTCCGCGAGATCCGTCACGACCTCGGCGGCGAACACCCCATGCGTCGCCTGCTGCAAGGTGATGTCGGCGCAGGCAAAACCGCCGTGGCCGCCTGCGCCGCGCTGATGACACTTGAGAGCGGCTACACCGTTCTGCTCATGGCACCCACCGAGATTCTTGCCGAGCAACACTACCGCAATTTTAAGCGCTGGTTCGAGCCGTTGGATATCCCGGTAGAGTTCCAATCTGGCAGCCGCAAAACCTATTTCTCCCACGATCGCCCCTGCCTCGTCATCGGCACACACGCACTTGTGCAGGAAGCGTTTCGCTTGAAGATGGTCGGCCTTGTCGTCATCGATGAGCAGCACAAATTCGGCGTCTCCCAGCGCGAATCCCTTGTGCGCAAAGGTGAATACCCTCACCTCCTTGTCATGACCGCCACGCCCATCCCGCGCACCTTGGGCCTCACGCTTTACGGTGATCTGGATGTCTCCGTCATCGATAAGCTGCCCGGCAATCGTGGCCGCATCCGCACCTACGTCCGCACGCCGGATAAGCTCAAACAAGTCCTCGCCTTCATCATGGAGAAACTGGGTGAAGGCCGTCAGGCCTACATCGTCTATCCTCGCGTGGAAGAAGATGACACGGACAAAGATGTCAAAGCTGTGAAAGGCGAGTTCAACAAACTCGCCCTCTCACTAGCCCCTTTCAAAACCGGACTGCTCCACGGACGTGTTTCTTCCGAGGAAAAAGACCGCGTGATGACCGCTTTCCGCGATAACAAGCTACAATGCCTCGTCGCCACCAGCGTGATCGAAGTCGGCGTGGATGTGCCGAACGCGACTGTCATGGTCATTGAAAACGCCGAGCAATTCGGTCTCGCCCAACTGCATCAATTACGCGGCCGCATTGGCCGTGGCGAACATGATTCGCACTGCATCTTGCTCGCCCGCTTGAAAACCGATGAAGCCCGCCAACGCATGAAGGTGATGGAAGAAACCACCGATGGCTTCCGCATCGCCGAAGCCGATCTCGAATTGCGCGGCCCCGGCGATCTCCTTGGCCGCGCCCAAAGCGGCCTGCCCCCCTTCAAATTCGCCAACCTCGTCCAAGACCTACCTTTGGTCGAAGAAGCCCGCCGCCTCGCCACTCAAAGGCTAAACTCCAAGTAA
- a CDS encoding Gfo/Idh/MocA family oxidoreductase: MSTLNFAIIGTGGITLQNHLPGLALCKDVKVTALCDANPATLETARQQTGAPLATSNWEDIVKRDDIHAIIIATPNVFHPPVAIAAAKSGKHILCEKPLALTAADAALMAAEADKANVRHMTAFTYRFVPAMRYLHHLIQQGDLGTPYHYRSCRLQDWGTRNVGWRQQKRMAGTGEIGDMLSHRIDFAHHLIGPMKRLVANLMTMTPMRGGQPNDTDDFVSILSEFKNGASGVLESSKLASGVNESWRSPDRVELNGSEASFSFTTGTWNELQYGKVGGPGLKTITIPKEFFVLPGSPRDPGVGDPLVSFRYDQAVEFVNAIREQRQCNVSFHDGARAQTVMDAAVKSSEIKQWIDL; the protein is encoded by the coding sequence ATGAGCACATTGAATTTTGCCATCATCGGCACGGGCGGCATCACGCTGCAAAACCATCTTCCAGGTCTCGCGCTTTGCAAGGATGTCAAGGTCACGGCGCTGTGTGACGCGAATCCGGCCACGCTGGAGACGGCGCGGCAACAGACAGGGGCGCCTCTGGCGACTTCCAATTGGGAAGACATCGTGAAGCGGGATGATATCCATGCGATCATCATCGCGACGCCGAATGTGTTTCATCCGCCGGTGGCCATTGCGGCGGCGAAGTCGGGCAAGCATATCCTGTGCGAGAAGCCGCTGGCTTTGACGGCAGCGGATGCAGCGCTCATGGCGGCGGAAGCGGACAAGGCGAATGTGCGGCACATGACGGCGTTCACGTATCGCTTCGTTCCGGCGATGCGTTACTTGCATCACTTGATTCAGCAGGGTGATCTCGGCACGCCGTATCATTATCGTTCTTGCCGGTTGCAGGATTGGGGCACGCGCAATGTGGGCTGGCGTCAGCAGAAGCGCATGGCGGGCACGGGTGAGATCGGTGACATGCTTAGTCATCGCATTGATTTCGCGCATCATCTTATCGGGCCGATGAAGCGTCTCGTGGCGAATCTTATGACGATGACGCCGATGCGTGGCGGTCAGCCGAATGATACGGATGATTTCGTGTCCATCCTCTCGGAGTTCAAGAATGGCGCATCGGGTGTGCTGGAAAGCTCCAAGCTGGCGAGCGGTGTGAATGAGAGCTGGCGCAGTCCAGACCGCGTGGAATTGAACGGCAGCGAGGCGAGCTTCAGCTTTACGACGGGCACTTGGAATGAGTTGCAGTATGGCAAGGTCGGCGGACCGGGGCTGAAGACTATCACCATCCCGAAGGAGTTCTTCGTGTTGCCAGGCAGTCCGCGTGATCCAGGGGTGGGTGATCCGCTGGTGAGCTTCCGTTATGATCAGGCGGTGGAGTTTGTGAACGCCATCCGTGAGCAGCGCCAATGTAATGTGAGCTTCCATGACGGTGCCCGCGCGCAGACGGTGATGGATGCGGCGGTGAAGTCTTCGGAAATCAAACAGTGGATTGATCTCTAA
- a CDS encoding SDR family NAD(P)-dependent oxidoreductase, with protein MAKTAVVTGAGSGVGQAVAIKFAKEGWNVALIGRRADALKETLEKAGDARKRMLTCPCDIGDEAAVKKMASKVLDTLGAAEVIVNAAGTNTAKRRMNELATEDYHMIMNANLHGSYYVAQAFLPKMREQKSGTIVNVISEAGRLANPKAGPAYIVSKFGQSGLTQAINVEERQNGIRACSIFPGDINTPLLDRRPVPPPMEARVNMLQPEDLADTVWLVANLPGRAVIEEILIRPK; from the coding sequence ATGGCTAAAACAGCAGTTGTGACTGGTGCCGGAAGCGGCGTGGGACAGGCCGTGGCGATCAAGTTCGCCAAGGAAGGCTGGAATGTGGCGTTGATCGGTCGTCGTGCCGATGCGCTGAAGGAAACGCTGGAGAAGGCGGGCGATGCGCGCAAGCGGATGCTCACTTGCCCGTGCGATATCGGTGATGAGGCTGCGGTGAAGAAGATGGCGTCCAAGGTGCTCGACACGTTGGGTGCGGCGGAAGTCATCGTTAATGCGGCGGGGACGAATACGGCGAAGCGGCGCATGAACGAGCTGGCGACGGAGGATTATCATATGATCATGAATGCGAATCTGCATGGTTCGTATTACGTGGCGCAGGCGTTCTTGCCGAAGATGCGCGAGCAGAAGTCCGGCACGATCGTGAACGTAATTTCCGAGGCAGGCCGTTTGGCGAATCCGAAGGCGGGTCCGGCGTATATCGTTTCCAAGTTCGGTCAGTCGGGTTTGACGCAGGCGATCAATGTGGAGGAACGGCAGAATGGTATTCGTGCGTGCTCGATTTTCCCGGGTGATATTAATACGCCGTTGCTGGATCGGCGTCCGGTGCCGCCGCCGATGGAGGCGCGGGTGAACATGCTGCAGCCAGAGGATCTGGCGGATACGGTCTGGCTGGTGGCGAATCTGCCGGGACGAGCGGTGATCGAGGAGATTTTGATCCGGCCGAAGTGA
- a CDS encoding MOSC domain-containing protein: protein MKKLLSIQVGPPKTLESPNFSGGLKTWITGIFKETVNAPVHLRFTNLDGDGQADLVNHGGVDKAVNVYPIEHYPYWRDKLNIPALTNGAFGENFTTSGLLETDICIGDTFTLGDAIVQVSQPRQPCWKLAIKWHIKDLALQVEQTGKTGWYFRVLQEGLVKADDELRLIEHPFPQWTIEAANQIMHHRPEDFEAAAKLADCPLLSASWQRSLSHRANSGKAADTSARHGN, encoded by the coding sequence GTGAAAAAGCTCCTCTCCATCCAAGTCGGCCCGCCCAAGACACTCGAAAGCCCGAACTTCTCCGGCGGCCTGAAAACCTGGATCACCGGCATCTTCAAAGAAACCGTGAACGCCCCTGTCCACCTGCGCTTCACGAATCTCGACGGCGATGGTCAGGCCGACCTCGTGAACCACGGCGGCGTGGATAAAGCTGTGAACGTCTACCCCATCGAGCACTATCCATACTGGCGCGATAAACTGAACATCCCCGCCCTCACCAACGGCGCTTTCGGTGAAAACTTCACCACTTCTGGCCTGCTCGAAACCGACATCTGCATCGGCGACACCTTCACCCTCGGTGATGCCATCGTCCAAGTCTCCCAACCGCGCCAACCCTGCTGGAAGCTCGCCATTAAGTGGCACATCAAAGACCTCGCCCTGCAAGTAGAGCAAACCGGCAAAACCGGCTGGTACTTCCGCGTGCTACAAGAAGGCCTTGTGAAAGCCGATGACGAGCTCAGACTCATCGAGCACCCCTTCCCCCAGTGGACCATCGAAGCCGCCAACCAGATCATGCACCACCGCCCGGAAGATTTCGAAGCCGCCGCCAAACTCGCCGACTGCCCCCTCCTCTCCGCCAGCTGGCAACGCTCCCTCAGCCACCGCGCCAATTCCGGTAAAGCAGCGGACACAAGCGCCCGCCACGGCAACTAA
- a CDS encoding molecular chaperone DnaJ, whose product MSEVINRHRAMVEKFPGNEMARFSLGKALFDAGLFAEAKEQLVVALQKKPDWMVVQILIGKCDLQAGDRVAAKQAFERALQLAIEQNHEGPREEMEQVLREM is encoded by the coding sequence ATGTCAGAGGTGATCAATCGGCATCGCGCCATGGTGGAGAAGTTTCCGGGGAATGAGATGGCGCGGTTCAGTCTGGGCAAAGCGTTGTTCGATGCAGGGCTGTTTGCTGAGGCAAAGGAGCAGCTTGTGGTGGCGTTGCAGAAGAAGCCGGACTGGATGGTGGTGCAGATATTGATCGGGAAATGCGATTTGCAGGCGGGTGATAGGGTGGCGGCGAAGCAGGCGTTTGAGCGGGCGTTGCAGTTGGCGATTGAGCAGAATCATGAGGGGCCTAGGGAAGAGATGGAGCAGGTGTTGAGGGAGATGTGA
- the rtcR gene encoding RNA repair transcriptional activator RtcR: MSKRDKVLIGIVGSHLDSGFHQERWNKWRPTVSLHQQADLKFSRCELIHQPEHKDIAGCVSADIRRVSENTKTYLHEQPIKDPWDLEEVYASLYDFTKIYGFEPDQEDYYIHITTGTHIQQIGLFLLTESRHFPGRLIQASPKDARKSPEGTYRIIDLDLSQYDKLASRFEREVTEARTFLKSGIETRNKRFNALIEQIEHVAIASRDPILLMGPTGAGKSQLAKRIYELKKLRHTLSGAFVEVNCATLRGDSAMSTLFGHVKGSFTGALKDRPGLLRSADGGLLFLDEIGELGTDEQAMLLRALEEKRFTPFGADKEVTSDFQLIAGTNRDLAIRVREGTFRDDLLARINLWTYQLPGLRDRREDIEPNLDYELDRYAAKNSRRVTMSKEVREHFLEFARSSEATWSGNFRDLNASITRMATLAPSGRISLEILEAELTRLRHAWQDPIESSDETAALASVLSEKEISQIDSFDRAQLNHVITICQKSHTLSEAGRQLFNITRTQRKITNDADRLRKYLARFHLDWEKVKQA; this comes from the coding sequence ATGAGCAAGAGGGACAAAGTTCTCATCGGCATCGTCGGCAGCCATCTCGATTCCGGCTTTCACCAGGAGCGATGGAACAAGTGGCGCCCCACCGTGTCCTTGCACCAACAAGCCGATCTGAAATTCTCCCGCTGCGAACTCATCCATCAGCCCGAGCACAAGGATATCGCCGGCTGCGTCTCTGCCGATATCCGCCGCGTCTCAGAAAACACCAAGACCTATCTGCACGAGCAACCCATCAAAGACCCTTGGGATCTCGAAGAAGTTTACGCCTCTCTTTACGACTTCACGAAAATCTACGGCTTCGAGCCGGATCAGGAAGATTACTACATCCACATCACCACCGGTACGCACATCCAGCAGATCGGTCTCTTCCTCCTCACGGAATCACGCCACTTTCCCGGCCGCCTCATCCAAGCTTCGCCCAAGGACGCGCGCAAATCTCCCGAAGGCACCTATCGCATCATCGACCTCGACCTGTCTCAATACGACAAGCTCGCCTCCCGTTTCGAACGCGAAGTCACCGAAGCCCGCACCTTCCTGAAATCCGGCATTGAGACCCGCAACAAACGCTTCAACGCCCTCATCGAACAGATTGAGCACGTCGCCATCGCCTCCCGCGATCCCATCCTTCTCATGGGTCCGACCGGTGCCGGTAAATCCCAACTCGCCAAGCGCATCTATGAACTGAAGAAACTGCGTCACACGCTCAGCGGCGCGTTCGTAGAAGTGAACTGCGCCACCCTCCGTGGTGATTCCGCCATGAGCACTCTTTTCGGGCACGTGAAAGGCTCCTTCACTGGTGCCTTGAAAGATCGCCCCGGCCTCCTGCGCTCAGCCGATGGTGGCCTCCTCTTCCTCGATGAAATCGGCGAACTCGGCACCGATGAACAAGCCATGCTCCTCCGCGCCCTCGAAGAAAAACGCTTCACCCCCTTTGGCGCGGATAAAGAAGTCACCAGCGATTTCCAACTCATCGCCGGCACCAATCGCGACCTCGCCATCCGCGTCCGTGAAGGCACCTTCCGCGATGACCTCCTCGCCCGCATCAACCTCTGGACCTACCAACTCCCCGGCCTCCGCGACCGCCGCGAAGACATCGAGCCGAACCTCGATTACGAACTCGACCGTTACGCCGCCAAGAACAGCCGCCGTGTGACCATGAGCAAGGAAGTCCGCGAACACTTCCTCGAATTCGCCCGCTCTAGTGAAGCCACCTGGTCTGGCAACTTCCGCGACCTCAACGCCAGCATCACCCGCATGGCCACCCTTGCCCCCAGCGGCCGCATCTCTCTGGAAATCCTCGAAGCCGAACTCACCCGCCTCCGCCACGCCTGGCAAGACCCTATCGAATCCAGCGACGAAACCGCCGCCCTCGCCTCCGTGCTAAGTGAAAAAGAAATCTCGCAGATCGACTCCTTCGACCGCGCGCAACTCAATCACGTCATCACCATCTGCCAAAAATCCCACACCCTCAGCGAAGCCGGTCGCCAACTCTTCAACATCACCCGCACCCAACGCAAAATCACCAACGACGCCGACCGCCTGCGCAAATACCTCGCCCGCTTCCACCTCGACTGGGAAAAAGTGAAACAAGCCTAG
- a CDS encoding DUF6331 family protein → MNANDTKLILTPLLWEFMHAHEGYCVAGCCGADAFVIKAEGMKHWVRTHGNEVCEQVLKELGELIHSVSEIKNGKIVSEWEQINAVWEPEECVNWLRSWETELKLVLQMSPEELAWTDPNFYGG, encoded by the coding sequence ATGAATGCAAATGATACCAAATTGATTTTGACGCCGTTGCTTTGGGAGTTCATGCACGCGCATGAAGGGTATTGTGTGGCGGGCTGCTGCGGGGCGGATGCATTCGTGATCAAGGCGGAAGGAATGAAGCACTGGGTGCGGACGCATGGGAACGAGGTATGCGAGCAGGTCTTGAAAGAGCTGGGCGAACTGATCCATTCGGTTTCGGAGATAAAGAACGGAAAAATCGTCTCTGAGTGGGAGCAGATCAACGCAGTTTGGGAGCCGGAAGAGTGTGTCAACTGGCTGCGGTCTTGGGAAACGGAACTGAAACTGGTCCTGCAAATGAGCCCGGAAGAACTGGCGTGGACGGACCCTAATTTTTACGGAGGTTGA